From one Lolium rigidum isolate FL_2022 chromosome 4, APGP_CSIRO_Lrig_0.1, whole genome shotgun sequence genomic stretch:
- the LOC124707581 gene encoding uncharacterized protein LOC124707581, translated as MDAKKQSPPTPAAIGAAPPPASGYFSSVFSASPAANPRDARQTDLYTMLNKHNPKGQSCGGIAEGKSQGSPTKGRVAYKDGKQFYPNESSESPYFGSSVHYGGRDFYDSSTHKQANEPSRNYKEDNPDGSLATRGDWWQGSLYY; from the exons ATGGACGCCAAGAAACAGTCGCCCCCCACCCCCGCGGCCATcggagccgcgccgccgccggcaagcggGTACTTCAGCTCCGTCTTCTCCGCGTCGCCTGCG GCAAATCCAAGAGACGCGAGGCAGACGGACCTGTACACGATGCTGAACAAACATAACCCCAAAGGGCAGAGTTGTGGGGGCATTGCAG AAGGCAAATCACAAGGCAGTCCTACTAAAGGCCGGGTTGCGTACAAAGATGGAAAACAGTTCTATCCAAACGAGTCGTCAGAGTCACCTTATTTTGGCTCATCTGTGCATTACGGCGGCCGGGACTTCTATGACAGCTCTACTCACAAGCAAGCCAACGAACCATCAAGAAAT TATAAGGAGGACAACCCTGATGGCTCCTTGGCTACCAGAGGTGATTGGTGGCAAG GTTCACTTTACTACTAA